From a region of the Acidobacteriota bacterium genome:
- a CDS encoding alpha-L-fucosidase: MRLIPLFPWISGAAIILIGIPLILAAAISLPKESDAQRAERMRWWTEARFGMFIHWGLYALPARHEWVQSREKISAAAYEIYFRHFDPDLYDPAAWARAARRAGMKYVVVTTKHHDGFCLWDSRLTDFKVTNTPYGKDLIRPLVEALRAEGLKVGFYYSLLDWHHSEYPPDRFHPMRDDESFKAAAAGRDIRVYADYLHGQVRELLTDFGRIDSLFLDYSFPDGLDGKGRKEWQSEKLIRVIRELQPGIVVNDRLDLLDVPGGFDYRTPEQFMPREWVMMDGRRVPWETCQTFSGSWGYHRDESTWKSLRQLVVMLAEVVSKGGNLLLNVGPTGRGTFDARAMERLEGLGEWMALHDQAITGCTQAPEEFPTPPNGLLTYNPATRRLYLHVLEWPMGAFHLDGFAGKVAYAQLLNDASEIRFTETGEAAGFMPGKREEAGRSTLTLRLPVQAPDVVLPVIELFLK, from the coding sequence ATGCGTTTGATTCCCCTGTTTCCCTGGATTTCCGGAGCGGCGATCATTCTGATCGGCATTCCGCTCATCCTGGCCGCCGCAATCTCGCTTCCCAAGGAATCCGACGCCCAGCGCGCGGAGAGAATGCGCTGGTGGACGGAAGCCCGGTTCGGCATGTTCATCCACTGGGGGCTCTACGCCCTCCCGGCCCGCCACGAATGGGTCCAGAGTCGCGAGAAAATCAGCGCCGCCGCCTACGAAATCTATTTCCGGCACTTCGATCCCGACCTCTACGATCCCGCGGCCTGGGCGCGGGCGGCCCGCCGGGCCGGCATGAAGTATGTCGTCGTGACGACCAAGCACCACGACGGATTCTGCCTGTGGGACAGCCGGCTCACCGACTTCAAGGTCACGAACACGCCTTACGGCAAGGACCTGATCCGCCCCCTCGTCGAGGCCCTGCGGGCCGAAGGCCTCAAAGTCGGGTTTTATTATTCGCTTCTCGACTGGCATCATTCGGAATACCCGCCGGACAGGTTTCATCCGATGAGGGACGACGAGTCCTTCAAGGCCGCGGCTGCGGGCCGCGATATCCGGGTTTACGCCGACTATCTGCACGGTCAGGTGCGCGAGCTTCTGACGGACTTCGGCCGGATCGACAGCCTCTTTCTCGACTACTCGTTTCCCGACGGCCTTGACGGCAAGGGCCGGAAGGAATGGCAGTCCGAAAAACTGATCCGGGTGATCCGTGAGCTTCAGCCCGGGATCGTGGTCAACGACCGGCTCGACCTCCTCGACGTTCCCGGCGGCTTCGACTATCGGACGCCCGAGCAGTTCATGCCGAGAGAATGGGTTATGATGGACGGCCGCCGCGTTCCCTGGGAGACATGCCAGACCTTCAGCGGCTCCTGGGGCTATCACCGCGACGAATCCACATGGAAAAGCCTGCGCCAACTCGTCGTCATGCTGGCCGAGGTCGTGAGCAAGGGCGGGAATCTCCTGCTCAACGTCGGTCCCACGGGCCGGGGAACGTTCGATGCCCGGGCCATGGAAAGACTCGAAGGACTGGGGGAGTGGATGGCGCTTCACGACCAGGCGATCACCGGCTGCACTCAGGCGCCCGAGGAGTTCCCGACGCCGCCGAACGGTCTTTTGACCTACAATCCGGCTACGCGCCGTCTCTATCTCCATGTCCTCGAATGGCCCATGGGCGCGTTTCATCTCGACGGGTTCGCCGGAAAAGTCGCCTATGCCCAGCTTCTCAACGACGCCTCGGAAATCCGCTTTACCGAGACCGGCGAGGCGGCGGGATTTATGCCGGGGAAAAGGGAAGAGGCCGGACGGTCGACCTTGACTCTGCGCCTTCCCGTCCAGGCTCCGGACGTCGTTTTGCCGGTCATCGAGCTCTTTCTCAAGTGA
- a CDS encoding DUF4342 domain-containing protein, whose translation MTEESKEEPKKEKTRTEEFKIKGTEILEKIKEIIRQGNVRRIILKTEEGKTFLEIPLTVGIVGVLIAPVWAAIGAVAALVSSLTIVVEKVEE comes from the coding sequence ATGACCGAAGAATCCAAAGAAGAACCCAAAAAGGAAAAAACGCGCACCGAAGAGTTTAAGATCAAGGGCACCGAAATCCTCGAAAAAATCAAGGAGATCATCCGCCAGGGCAACGTGCGCCGGATCATCCTGAAAACGGAGGAGGGGAAAACTTTCCTCGAAATTCCGCTCACCGTCGGAATCGTCGGCGTGCTCATCGCCCCGGTCTGGGCGGCCATAGGCGCCGTCGCGGCCCTGGTCTCCAGCCTGACCATCGTCGTCGAAAAAGTCGAGGAGTAG
- a CDS encoding family 20 glycosylhydrolase gives MSRTWAVFFCIAALLGAFPAWSETGGGEADPVANLMPVPESVTRLDGRFRIDETFSIAGGGDAADRAVRGAGRFMSRLAGRTGIFFKQDFLIPWTGKDAPSFRYGYERPGRLEPGEDESYVLEILPDGIRLEAPTDIGVLRGFETLLQLLAADEKGYYFPAIRVEDRPRFTWRGLLLDPGRHFLSVGAVKRNLDGMAAVKLNVLHWHLTEDQGFRIECRTFPGLHEKGSDGLYYTQEQVRDIIAYAADRGIRVMPEFDIPGHATSWFVAHPELASAPGPYGVERRFGVWTPAFNPAEENVYAFLDKFFAEMSELFPDPYLHIGGDEVDGKAWDANPGIQAFKKKMGFADNHALQAYFNTRILEILERHGKIMVGWDEIFLPDLPQGIVIHSWRGPDALAEAARKGYRGILSHGYYIDLCRPAEFHYLNDPLPEGSTLTEEEKARVLGGEATMWGELVSEETVDSRIWPRTAAIAERLWSPASVRDVEDMYRRLEHAGLRLEEHGLTHIKNQDMLLRRLAGRADIQPLKTLASVTEPLKRYQRHSQGMTYTTLSPLTRFVDACAPESMTAREFRRDVDLFLENRDDDAAGRITARLALWRTVPHSLQEYLEASPSLREIGPLAEALADAASVGLQAMERLEKHQTPRAAWIKDKLDRLGKAAGPKAHAELAVVFGIEKLLKALERTP, from the coding sequence ATGTCTCGAACCTGGGCGGTATTCTTTTGTATCGCGGCCTTGCTCGGAGCATTCCCGGCATGGAGCGAAACCGGCGGGGGAGAGGCTGATCCGGTGGCGAACCTGATGCCCGTACCGGAATCGGTGACGCGTCTTGACGGCCGCTTCCGCATCGACGAGACGTTTTCGATCGCAGGCGGCGGCGATGCGGCGGACAGGGCCGTTCGCGGCGCCGGACGGTTCATGTCCCGGCTGGCCGGCCGGACCGGGATCTTCTTCAAGCAGGATTTTCTCATTCCGTGGACCGGCAAGGACGCGCCGTCTTTCCGTTACGGCTATGAACGTCCAGGCCGCCTCGAACCGGGGGAGGACGAATCCTATGTCCTGGAGATTCTCCCCGACGGCATCCGTCTTGAAGCTCCGACCGACATCGGCGTCCTGAGGGGGTTCGAAACCCTCCTCCAGCTTCTCGCGGCTGACGAGAAGGGATACTACTTTCCCGCGATCCGGGTCGAGGACCGGCCGCGCTTCACCTGGCGCGGACTTTTGCTTGATCCGGGGCGGCATTTTCTGTCCGTGGGCGCCGTCAAGCGGAATCTGGACGGCATGGCCGCCGTCAAACTGAACGTCCTCCACTGGCACCTGACCGAGGACCAGGGCTTCCGCATCGAATGCCGGACCTTCCCCGGCCTTCACGAAAAAGGCTCGGACGGCCTGTATTACACGCAGGAGCAGGTCCGCGACATCATTGCCTACGCCGCCGACCGGGGCATCCGGGTGATGCCGGAATTCGACATCCCGGGCCATGCGACAAGCTGGTTTGTCGCCCATCCGGAATTGGCCTCGGCGCCCGGACCCTACGGCGTGGAACGGCGATTCGGCGTCTGGACGCCGGCTTTCAATCCCGCCGAAGAAAACGTCTATGCTTTCCTGGACAAGTTTTTCGCGGAAATGAGCGAACTCTTTCCCGACCCCTATCTGCACATCGGGGGAGATGAGGTCGACGGAAAAGCCTGGGACGCCAATCCCGGAATCCAGGCGTTCAAGAAAAAAATGGGCTTTGCGGACAACCATGCCCTGCAGGCCTATTTCAACACGAGAATCCTGGAGATTCTTGAGCGGCACGGGAAGATCATGGTCGGCTGGGACGAGATCTTCCTGCCCGATCTTCCCCAGGGGATTGTCATTCATTCCTGGCGCGGGCCGGATGCGCTGGCCGAGGCGGCCCGGAAAGGCTATCGGGGGATTCTTTCGCACGGATATTATATCGACCTCTGCCGGCCGGCCGAATTCCACTATCTCAACGACCCTCTGCCCGAAGGAAGCACGCTGACGGAAGAGGAAAAAGCCCGCGTGCTCGGCGGAGAAGCGACGATGTGGGGGGAACTCGTATCCGAAGAAACCGTGGACTCGCGGATCTGGCCGCGAACGGCGGCCATCGCCGAGAGATTGTGGTCGCCCGCTTCCGTCCGGGACGTCGAGGACATGTATCGGCGGCTCGAACATGCCGGGCTGCGATTGGAAGAGCACGGCCTCACCCATATCAAGAATCAGGACATGTTGTTGAGGCGGCTGGCCGGGCGCGCGGACATCCAACCGCTGAAGACGCTGGCTTCGGTGACGGAGCCGCTCAAGAGATACCAGCGCCATTCCCAGGGGATGACCTACACGACGCTTTCGCCCCTGACGCGGTTTGTCGACGCCTGCGCCCCGGAATCCATGACCGCCCGGGAATTCCGGCGCGATGTGGACTTGTTTCTCGAAAACCGCGACGACGATGCGGCTGGACGGATAACGGCCCGTCTCGCTCTCTGGAGAACCGTACCCCATTCGCTGCAGGAATATTTGGAGGCTTCGCCGTCCCTCCGGGAGATCGGCCCGCTCGCGGAGGCCCTGGCCGACGCGGCGTCCGTGGGACTCCAGGCGATGGAACGGCTCGAGAAACATCAAACACCCAGAGCGGCCTGGATCAAGGACAAGCTCGACCGGCTGGGTAAGGCCGCAGGACCGAAAGCCCATGCCGAACTGGCCGTCGTCTTCGGCATCGAAAAACTCCTCAAGGCACTTGAAAGAACACCCTGA